The genomic segment ttgctgatcttcttgtagccttcacctttgtggtgtaaagaaattattttctttggggaattctgaagagacaagttgagcatcactctccatccagcatccagtcactaaaagaggtcattgttgaagaatggaaaaagattgatgttgcaaaatgtcgccagcttgttcattccatgcctagatgacttggtgctgtcattaaaaatcatggaggccatacaaagtactagatgtagtagtttttgttgtggggtgcactcatttttgcaccaccgtaatttgagtaaaactgaaaaatgtgtaatctaagttatattattaaccttactttcctgttataagttaaacagatgttatattaaactttgtcttgtcaacattttggaaattgtttgtgttcattgagatattgtttaaaatgttacttttcaaagggggtggactcatttacgctgagcactgtatagtaAACAGAGCAAGTGCAAAAAGAGTAACGCATTTTCTTTTAACAGTAATAGGTAAACTAGTGCATTGAATCTGAATCAACTCTGTTTAACACTCAAGCCCATACACACATTCTCTATCGCCCTCTCCTATTTTCtctctcctctttttttttttttcccccctcatctTGCAGTAACAAAAATCTCTCCAAAATAAAAGCAAGAGCTTTTTTTAATCAGTTCGGGTAAAATGCATTTAGTAGTAGGGCAAATGTACTCTGAAGACAGATATATGAATccaacaacaaaaataaatgaAACATTCAAGTCACTTTAAAGAGGAATACAAAAATAAAATCATCTTGTAGTAAACGGAGAAAGGGCATCTTgcagtaaacaaaacaaaaaaaaaaccctgcaatttGAGCTACAGTTAACATCACATAACAAACTAGTGCAAAGTAATATACTCCCAGTATCTCTCCCACTCTGCTTttctctctcccttctccttccctctccctctcttagGCTGTGTCTCCCCAATCAATTTGAGTGTATCGATGTAAGTGACAGTTAGGCATTACAATGGAGGAATGCCTAACAGCATTAGATGACACTTAACTTTAACATTAGTTAGTAGCGGTGCAGTACTTTTAATGcaaggcaaagaaaaaaaaaacatttaaaaccaAACAGTTAACTGACTAACATAACGTTACTACTAGAAACACATTCCACGTGTTGACAATCCAACATGCTTGAGTGGGAAAGGGACAAAAAAGTGAACAGAACTTTGGGTGTTTTGCTGTCATCATGACTCATAGCCCCAGggtgtttcctcttcatgtgttcGTGCATCACCGTCGTGCTAACGTGGTACGCTAACTACGCTTTGCAGAGTCCGCAGACTATGACATTGTTGGCGCGAGTGAAAAATTCCCATACTTTAGAGGACCGTGTGCAGGCCTTTTTTGCAGTGTGTTGTTCTGGTGGATCCATGCTTGTGCTATTACGTGTCGACGCAAATTATTCACGTCGACGAATTTACGTAATCAATTACGTCGACGCATTGTCCCAGCCCTAATCCCagcagcaatgaataaatcaaatgctctgattaaaaaaaaaaggaaaaataatcAATCGTCTGCAGCAGTGCATagtcatgtgttttggagggagGGCTGAAGGGAGTAGGTGGGGTtgggtgtggttttttttcttattttgaaaacctggcttactcttgctggtttctccaaattttcctaccctacatttaatatttttttatttatttatggtatTGAATTAGACCCCTGGGGATGCACTGTAAACAAGGACTTGTGAGCTGTTGACCATCCACAGTTAATTTTTGCACTTATAGGTGGGGAAGATTTGGTTGCTTCTAACTTAAAAGAAACCATTATTGCTTCAGTTTACCCTGCACTGTCTGCATCGCAGCTTCATCTCAGATAACCTCTGACCTCTATTTCTATATTTTAATCATAATAGAATGCAGGTTTTATTTACAACTTGGTCAAAGAGCTGATGTACTGTAAAGTCCTGTTCTGTATTTAGGAGGCTTACCCTTCAACTCCCCCTTTATGGTTTGTGGAATCAGATGATCCAAGTCTGACCGAGGTGTTTGAGCGCCTGGAGGATGTTCGGAAAGGCAGTACCTTGGTAAGAAATTAGTCTGAAATGATCTTGTTTCTCATTTCATCATGTGTTCTTTTGACGTCAGCACCCCGACATCACTCCTAATCAGTAGTTTACAGTGGTGTAATAAGCACTTACAGAAATTGAGTTTAGAGAATTTATTTTTCTCCCCCTCAGCTCCTTCAGCAGTTGAAAAGACTTATCTGTGATCTTTGTCGACTGTATAACCTGCCCCAGCATCCTGACGTGGAGATGCTGGACCAGCCTCTTCCTGCTGCACCGATCAGTCATGAGAGAAAGGTTAACAAAAATCAGTGTATGCAAATGGAAAAGAAACATCTCTTTTTCTAAATTTAAATGGCACTTTTTTGTTGTTCGTCAGCAGCATGTAACGACAGATGAAGTAACATctgatgaagaggaggaggaagaaatgactgaggttttGTTATAAACGCTTTAAATACAaaaatgttttctttttatttGTCCATTCTATAAGTGCCTTTATATGACACACTGCCTGTTGCAATAAGTGCCTTGTTGTAACACACTGCCTGATATGTGTATTAGCAGGACATTGAAGATCTCGACCACTATGAGATGAAAGAGGAGGAACCTGTAGATGGAAAGAAGTCCGAAGATGATGGGATAGAAAAGGAGAACCTTGCTATACTAGAAAAAATCCGCAAGAACCAAAGGCAGGACCACTTGAATGTAAGTAACAATTGAACACTGAAAGTTGAATACCAAAGCTGATTAAATAACCTTGATGTGTTCACTCACCCATTCTGCATAACTCATTGCCCACATTTTCATATATTTAAACCCCTTTGTATTCTGATTTTATTTAGCATTTTAATTATTGAAACATTCAGTTTGTCCTTTGTTTGAACCAGGGCTGCACCATTGATTAAAATTTACTAATATTACTGATGTTACTGAATTTAAGATCCCCTTATGTATTTCAGTACAAGCTCACAGAAATGTCTGTGATTTGTTATAGTGCTGGACCACTTCACTGAGCAGGAACATCTAAAATTGGTCAGCATTCACACTGCACATTTCTGTAGCAATGCTTGATTTTGATGCAGAAGGTGTACTGCTGCAAGAAGTATATTACTGGTCACCTCATTGTTCTAAAATCTCAAATTTTACATgtaaaaattaatgaattttcctgAAAAGACCATGTTTCATGTTCCTTAGGGTGCGGTGTCTGGTTCTGTTCAGGCCTCAGACCGTCTTATGAAGGAACTCAGGGAGATCTATAGGTCACAGAGTTACAAGACAGGTCAGTGTGCATATAACTGTGCTTTGTATAAATAACTATAAGGTTATTTTTGAGAAATATGATGCTCAGGCAAAGCTGTGTCTTTTGTAGTTTTTgtgccccgctggctgaaaggtccgaagagggattatgtcatggcaatgtatgtctgtccgtcccaggaagggtacttgccttctgaaatcaattcctctctctgtttttggaggaatttcacgaaacttgacaggattctttgttatatgttggcaaCCCGCATATTGCAGTTTTAttcagttcagtcacattttaccagagttatggcccttcattgccaaacttgtactttgacaatttcatgagggtgtattaagcacttatagcatagttgccagcgggggatattgtgctctcagagcactctttttATTCAAAGACAAAAGTAGCCTCGTTATCAAACTTGCTTAAAATCTCTTACTGAACCAAATTGTTGAATAGATATGATGTGATTGAATATGTGCACTAAAGGTGAGGAAAACATGCTCTTAATGCATGCTAAAtctggtggttttttttgtttgtttggttgttttttttgctGGATTTCTCTGCCTCTAAATACTGGCCTGTGTCTGTCTATTGGTATGAAATGTCATGGAAGGTGTTTAAATTTTGCAGGTATCTATTCAGTGGAGCTAGTCAGTGACAGTCTTTATGAATGGCATGTCAAGTTGAGGACGTGAGTACAGTCATTTCATCAGTGATATTTCAGTCTAATTTCTGCTTTATACATGTAAATGCTGATTTATTGACTGCtgagaaatattcagattttcttGTATTCAACACAAACTGTTTTACAGGGTAGATCCAGATAGTCCGTTACATAGTGACTTGCAGGTCTTGAAAGAAAAAGAAGGGGTCGACTATATTCTGCTCAACTTTTCTTATAAAGTGAGATTATTTTCTAAATTACTtttataattaaaatattcaCTCATCCAAGTTTTGACCATTTTTGGTTCTGTTTGTCTCGCAGGATAACTTTCCTTTTGATCCTCCCTTTGTACGAGTAGTGTCTCCTGTGCTCTCTGGAGGGTCAGTACAAGAACCTTATTCATGCTTTTAGTACATGTTTATATTTCTGTCAGCTTTATCCGTCTTATAACTTAACTCCGGCTCAACTTGCTTGAATTTTCATGGCTGTTCATGAAACAAAGCCAATAGTCTGGCTGTAAAAGTGAGAAATTGTTCACTttgtgataaaagcatgaaatTTTGGCACACTAGCTCAAGTTGATGTATAAAATAATTCTAGACATGGGGGCATTTCAAATTCGGCTTCTAAGCTCTGGAATACGCATGTGCAAAATCGACCCAACATGTAAACGAGGCTAAACGAATTTTCTTTTCTGATTTGAATGTCTCCCTCACAAACAGAGAATTTCTTGTTCTCAAAGATATCATGTGATTAGTCACATGACATAAGGATACAGTAtttaagtaaataaaaaggcgtgtgtatatttttatatatatatatacacacacacacacacacacacacacacacacaaagtgtgtgtgtatatatatatatatatatatatatatatatatatatatacatacacacacacacacactttatataagtgtgtgtgtgtatatatatatatatatatatatatatatatatatacacacacacacacacacacacacacacacacacttatatataaagtgtgtgtgtatatatatatatatatatatataccgtattttccggactatacgtcgctccggagtttaagtcgcatcagccaaaaaatgcattatgaagacgaaaaaaacatatatacgtcgcaccggactataagtcgcacttttttgaagggttattctatccatagaatctgtgattgtatctgataagcggcgcgtggttactgcgcgactgcattgttaataaacgaacagctgagcagtgataacgcgccctttgccctgtaagtagcctagtctgattattttaaatatctactactatctttaatactatcactatcgttattactaatagcctatattattattgtaactaatattagtagcctattactgatgcgttaatcagtttgcttttagattatttttaccggtagggcttattatcgccccatggcgctttcatctttgttattaaagctgtagtcatcatcgaggagtgtcattcttcatttttgtcgaattttatttcattaaatcagaggtcaagtaggctataggtatatcatctccaaagacaaccgtctagtgaaaaaacaacaacgcttttaaatcccctacttaaatccttaaaaagagtaatttaactcatgtcttgtgtgatctgatctccaatggtgaaataaaccggttgtgatatgagtagtctgttattttagaagataaatttaatatataatttaatatatagcctaataaaaataatattttataacatatcacgacatattactgtctgtaactgttcg from the Neoarius graeffei isolate fNeoGra1 chromosome 2, fNeoGra1.pri, whole genome shotgun sequence genome contains:
- the ube2q2 gene encoding ubiquitin-conjugating enzyme E2 Q2 isoform X3, which translates into the protein MSVSGLKAELKFLESIFDPNHERFRIIDWKPDELSCQFNVTGEKLLIIHCNITEAYPSTPPLWFVESDDPSLTEVFERLEDVRKGSTLLLQQLKRLICDLCRLYNLPQHPDVEMLDQPLPAAPISHERKQHVTTDEVTSDEEEEEEMTEDIEDLDHYEMKEEEPVDGKKSEDDGIEKENLAILEKIRKNQRQDHLNGAVSGSVQASDRLMKELREIYRSQSYKTGIYSVELVSDSLYEWHVKLRTVDPDSPLHSDLQVLKEKEGVDYILLNFSYKDNFPFDPPFVRVVSPVLSGGYVLGGGALCMELLTKQGWSSAYSIESVIMQINATLVKGKARVQFGANKNQYNLARAQQSYKSLVQIHEKNGWYTPPKEDG
- the ube2q2 gene encoding ubiquitin-conjugating enzyme E2 Q2 isoform X1, encoding MSVSGLKAELKFLESIFDPNHERFRIIDWKPDELSCQFNVTGEKLLIIHCNITEAYPSTPPLWFVESDDPSLTEVFERLEDVRKGSTLLLQQLKRLICDLCRLYNLPQHPDVEMLDQPLPAAPISHERKQHVTTDEVTSDEEEEEEMTEQDIEDLDHYEMKEEEPVDGKKSEDDGIEKENLAILEKIRKNQRQDHLNGAVSGSVQASDRLMKELREIYRSQSYKTGIYSVELVSDSLYEWHVKLRTVDPDSPLHSDLQVLKEKEGVDYILLNFSYKDNFPFDPPFVRVVSPVLSGGYVLGGGALCMELLTKQGWSSAYSIESVIMQINATLVKGKARVQFGANKNQYNLARAQQSYKSLVQIHEKNGWYTPPKEDG
- the ube2q2 gene encoding ubiquitin-conjugating enzyme E2 Q2 isoform X2; protein product: MSVSGLKAELKFLESIFDPNHERFRIIDWKPDELSCQFNVTGEKLLIIHCNITEAYPSTPPLWFVESDDPSLTEVFERLEDVRKGSTLLLQQLKRLICDLCRLYNLPQHPDVEMLDQPLPAAPISHERKHVTTDEVTSDEEEEEEMTEQDIEDLDHYEMKEEEPVDGKKSEDDGIEKENLAILEKIRKNQRQDHLNGAVSGSVQASDRLMKELREIYRSQSYKTGIYSVELVSDSLYEWHVKLRTVDPDSPLHSDLQVLKEKEGVDYILLNFSYKDNFPFDPPFVRVVSPVLSGGYVLGGGALCMELLTKQGWSSAYSIESVIMQINATLVKGKARVQFGANKNQYNLARAQQSYKSLVQIHEKNGWYTPPKEDG
- the ube2q2 gene encoding ubiquitin-conjugating enzyme E2 Q2 isoform X4 — encoded protein: MSVSGLKAELKFLESIFDPNHERFRIIDWKPDELSCQFNVTGEKLLIIHCNITEAYPSTPPLWFVESDDPSLTEVFERLEDVRKGSTLLLQQLKRLICDLCRLYNLPQHPDVEMLDQPLPAAPISHERKHVTTDEVTSDEEEEEEMTEDIEDLDHYEMKEEEPVDGKKSEDDGIEKENLAILEKIRKNQRQDHLNGAVSGSVQASDRLMKELREIYRSQSYKTGIYSVELVSDSLYEWHVKLRTVDPDSPLHSDLQVLKEKEGVDYILLNFSYKDNFPFDPPFVRVVSPVLSGGYVLGGGALCMELLTKQGWSSAYSIESVIMQINATLVKGKARVQFGANKNQYNLARAQQSYKSLVQIHEKNGWYTPPKEDG